One part of the Muntiacus reevesi chromosome 20, mMunRee1.1, whole genome shotgun sequence genome encodes these proteins:
- the RIPK1 gene encoding receptor-interacting serine/threonine-protein kinase 1 isoform X1, protein MSLDDIKMSSTDFLEQADLDSGGFGKVCLCLHRTHGLVILKKVYTGPKRTEYNEALLEEGRMMHRLRHRRVVKLLGVIMEEGSYSLVMEYMEQGDLMRVLKAQISIPLSVKGRIIMETIEGMRYLHGEGVIHKDLKPENILVDSDFHIKIADLGVASFKTWSKLTKEEHNEQRKAGGGAGKGGTLHYMAPEHLNDVNSRPSEKSDIFSFAIVLWAIFANKEPYENAICEQQLILCIKSGNRPDVEDIIEFCPREVIDIMKQCWEVNPDNRPTFAGIEEKFRPFYSSKLEEHVEEDVKSLKKEFPGQNEIVKRMKSLQIDCVAVAPSRSNSATEQPGSLHSSQGFGIGPVEESWFAPAPDHQPEEDDFLLHSKLQEEANYHLYGSRMDRRTKEQPGPSAAYSSEERRRRVSHDPFAQQRPYESAQGPGVKGLAYPGVTNLTSAAQQPAGLSGQPQSPYCRDGSFRPLELRVRPVDLGTMSPRVWYGPNPGHVPSLYKTPVPETNLLGNTPTIPFTSLPSRDESAKYTIYNSSGIQIGDSNYMEIGGMSSSVLDSTYMNLKEEPASKYQAIFDNTTSLTDKHLDPVRENLGKHWKNCARKLGFSESQIDEIDHDYERDGLKEKVYQMLQKWLMREGSKGATVGKLAFALYLCSRIDLVNCLIRISQN, encoded by the exons ATGTCCCTGGACGACATTAAGATGAGCTCTACGGACTTCCTGGAGCAGGCAGACCTGGACAGTGGGGGCTTCGGGAAGGTGTGCCTGTGTTTACACAGAACCCACGGCCTCGTGATCCTGAAGAAGGTGTACACGGGCCCCAAGCGCACCGA gtaCAACGaggccctcctggaggagggccgcATGATGCACCGGCTGCGGCACCGCCGCGTGGTCAAGCTGCTGGGCGTCATCATGGAGGAGGGCAGCTACTCGCTGGTGATGGAGTACATGGAGCAGGGCGACCTCATGCGCGTGCTCAAGGCCCAG ATCAGCATCCCCCTGTCCGTGAAAGGGAGGATCATCATGGAGACCATCGAAGGGATGCGCTACTTACACGGAGAAGGGGTGATACACAAGGACCTCAAGCCAGAAAATATCCTCGTTGACAGTGACTTCCACATCAAG ATAGCTGACCTCGGCGTCGCTTCCTTCAAGACCTGGAGCAAGCTGACGAAGGAGGAGCACAACGAGCAGAGGAAGGCGGGCGGCGGCGCCGGGAAGGGCGGCACGCTGCACTACATGGCCCCCGAGCACCTGAACGACGTCAACTCCAGGCCCTCCGAGAAGTCCGACATCTTCAGCTTCGCCATCGTGCTCTGGGCCATCTTCGCCAACAAGGAGCCATACGAGA ATGCCATCTGTGAGCAGCAGCTGATACTGTGCATCAAGTCTGGGAACAGGCCGGATGTGGAGGACATCATAGAGTTCTGCCCACGGGAGGTCATCGACATCATGAAGCAGTGCTGGGAGGTGAACCCGGACAACCGACCCACGTTTGCGG gcATTGAAGAAAAATTTAGGCCTTTTTATTCAAGTAAATTAGAAGAACATGTAGAAGAGGACGTGAAGAGTTTAAAG AAAGAGTTTCCAGGCCAAAATGAAATTGTAAAGAGAATGAAGTCTCTCCAAATTGACTGTGTGGCAGTAGCGCCAAGCAGGTCAAATTCAG CCACGGAACAGCCCGGCTCTCTGCACAGCTCGCAGGGCTTTGGGATAGGCCCCGTGGAGGAGTCCTGGTTTGCCCCCGCCCCGGATCACCAGCCGGAGGAGGACGACTTCCTGCTGcacagtaaactccaggaggagGCCAACTACCACCTCTACGGCAGCCGCATGGACAGGCGGACGAAAGAGCAGCCCGGACCGAGCGCAGCCTACAGCAGCGAGGAGAGGCGGCGCAGGGTCTCCCACGACCCTTTCGCGCAACAGAGACCTTATGAGAGCGCTCAGGGCCCAGGGGTAAAAGGCCTCGCCTACCCCGGTGTGACGAATCTCACCAGCGCAGCCCAGCAGCCTGCAGGGCTGAGCGGCCAACCCCAGTCACCATACTGCAGAGATGGATCATTCCGTCCGCTTGAGCTTAGAGTGAGACCAGTGGACCTAGGGACCATGAGTCCACGAGTTTGGTATGGGCCAAACCCTGGCCACGTGCCAAGCCTATATAAAACTCCGGTGCCTGAGACCAACCTCCTGGGGAACACACCCACCATTCCATTCACCTCCTTGCCATCAAGAG ATGAGTCTGCAAAGTATACCATATACAACAGTTCTGGCATTCAGATTGGCGACAGCAATTACATGGAGATTGGTGGCATGAGTTCATCGGTACTGGACAGCACGTACATGAACTTGAAAGAAGAGCCGGCTTCTAAGTACCAAGCTATCTTTG ATAACACCACCAGTCTGACTGATAAACACCTGGATCCGGTCAGGGAGAatctggggaaacactggaaaaacTGTGCCCGTAAGCTGGgtttctctgagtctcagatcGATGAAATCGACCACGACTACGAGCGAGATGGACTCAAAGAGAAGGTTTACCAGATGCTGCAAAAGTGGCTGATGCGCGAAGGCAGCAAGGGGGCCACGGTGGGGAAGCTGGCCTTCGCGCTCTACCTGTGCTCGCGGATAGACCTGGTCAACTGCTTGATCCGCATCAGCCAGAACTAA
- the RIPK1 gene encoding receptor-interacting serine/threonine-protein kinase 1 isoform X2: METIEGMRYLHGEGVIHKDLKPENILVDSDFHIKIADLGVASFKTWSKLTKEEHNEQRKAGGGAGKGGTLHYMAPEHLNDVNSRPSEKSDIFSFAIVLWAIFANKEPYENAICEQQLILCIKSGNRPDVEDIIEFCPREVIDIMKQCWEVNPDNRPTFAGIEEKFRPFYSSKLEEHVEEDVKSLKKEFPGQNEIVKRMKSLQIDCVAVAPSRSNSATEQPGSLHSSQGFGIGPVEESWFAPAPDHQPEEDDFLLHSKLQEEANYHLYGSRMDRRTKEQPGPSAAYSSEERRRRVSHDPFAQQRPYESAQGPGVKGLAYPGVTNLTSAAQQPAGLSGQPQSPYCRDGSFRPLELRVRPVDLGTMSPRVWYGPNPGHVPSLYKTPVPETNLLGNTPTIPFTSLPSRDESAKYTIYNSSGIQIGDSNYMEIGGMSSSVLDSTYMNLKEEPASKYQAIFDNTTSLTDKHLDPVRENLGKHWKNCARKLGFSESQIDEIDHDYERDGLKEKVYQMLQKWLMREGSKGATVGKLAFALYLCSRIDLVNCLIRISQN; the protein is encoded by the exons ATGGAGACCATCGAAGGGATGCGCTACTTACACGGAGAAGGGGTGATACACAAGGACCTCAAGCCAGAAAATATCCTCGTTGACAGTGACTTCCACATCAAG ATAGCTGACCTCGGCGTCGCTTCCTTCAAGACCTGGAGCAAGCTGACGAAGGAGGAGCACAACGAGCAGAGGAAGGCGGGCGGCGGCGCCGGGAAGGGCGGCACGCTGCACTACATGGCCCCCGAGCACCTGAACGACGTCAACTCCAGGCCCTCCGAGAAGTCCGACATCTTCAGCTTCGCCATCGTGCTCTGGGCCATCTTCGCCAACAAGGAGCCATACGAGA ATGCCATCTGTGAGCAGCAGCTGATACTGTGCATCAAGTCTGGGAACAGGCCGGATGTGGAGGACATCATAGAGTTCTGCCCACGGGAGGTCATCGACATCATGAAGCAGTGCTGGGAGGTGAACCCGGACAACCGACCCACGTTTGCGG gcATTGAAGAAAAATTTAGGCCTTTTTATTCAAGTAAATTAGAAGAACATGTAGAAGAGGACGTGAAGAGTTTAAAG AAAGAGTTTCCAGGCCAAAATGAAATTGTAAAGAGAATGAAGTCTCTCCAAATTGACTGTGTGGCAGTAGCGCCAAGCAGGTCAAATTCAG CCACGGAACAGCCCGGCTCTCTGCACAGCTCGCAGGGCTTTGGGATAGGCCCCGTGGAGGAGTCCTGGTTTGCCCCCGCCCCGGATCACCAGCCGGAGGAGGACGACTTCCTGCTGcacagtaaactccaggaggagGCCAACTACCACCTCTACGGCAGCCGCATGGACAGGCGGACGAAAGAGCAGCCCGGACCGAGCGCAGCCTACAGCAGCGAGGAGAGGCGGCGCAGGGTCTCCCACGACCCTTTCGCGCAACAGAGACCTTATGAGAGCGCTCAGGGCCCAGGGGTAAAAGGCCTCGCCTACCCCGGTGTGACGAATCTCACCAGCGCAGCCCAGCAGCCTGCAGGGCTGAGCGGCCAACCCCAGTCACCATACTGCAGAGATGGATCATTCCGTCCGCTTGAGCTTAGAGTGAGACCAGTGGACCTAGGGACCATGAGTCCACGAGTTTGGTATGGGCCAAACCCTGGCCACGTGCCAAGCCTATATAAAACTCCGGTGCCTGAGACCAACCTCCTGGGGAACACACCCACCATTCCATTCACCTCCTTGCCATCAAGAG ATGAGTCTGCAAAGTATACCATATACAACAGTTCTGGCATTCAGATTGGCGACAGCAATTACATGGAGATTGGTGGCATGAGTTCATCGGTACTGGACAGCACGTACATGAACTTGAAAGAAGAGCCGGCTTCTAAGTACCAAGCTATCTTTG ATAACACCACCAGTCTGACTGATAAACACCTGGATCCGGTCAGGGAGAatctggggaaacactggaaaaacTGTGCCCGTAAGCTGGgtttctctgagtctcagatcGATGAAATCGACCACGACTACGAGCGAGATGGACTCAAAGAGAAGGTTTACCAGATGCTGCAAAAGTGGCTGATGCGCGAAGGCAGCAAGGGGGCCACGGTGGGGAAGCTGGCCTTCGCGCTCTACCTGTGCTCGCGGATAGACCTGGTCAACTGCTTGATCCGCATCAGCCAGAACTAA